From the genome of Seriola aureovittata isolate HTS-2021-v1 ecotype China chromosome 6, ASM2101889v1, whole genome shotgun sequence, one region includes:
- the haus5 gene encoding HAUS augmin-like complex subunit 5, with protein sequence MADRNLVQELKRWATEEFNLPPDSLPNDSYFKTLCVGTGKSIWKYVIQHVFQQRNAKIMRGNLQWYKVLQDKEVKQAEDQSEAAKQRELQRKIEQLRAEISHLDSQISGTEEQLATQEQSISRTWSQVEESQRRELLLQAFRQRCVLGSKMLSDDTQKIRGHCQALEQMARKAEVEVLFDDKSSSSNDGDNLNSKTTTEAQVLREVRELCEARVHFYQSLQESELKTAQSAAKRMTREQRTAMFHYWLSAVENLLGDYPPNHVLSALQYLASREQKELENKLASVDVTHDVTALRFRYESNHLLDMSAEEDNELPPVKTLLQAAWEEVEQSLVELAQTRSRVQQLKNQLLARKKEAQQEVSGIADELHNDTLAQSALELELQCVMQAAARDHIRDRCIQLDQHARSRQEALRNLRSQWQNILDFRQLVVLRQEHIRGLIKGNSTAKTELIHLHRQLQEFIQGKLLPQFEDVTTAANGLRNSISKEARQFGVVSLLTLDRRTVEGTQRIPALWLSIHRLQSSTFSRMCQSLAFPLYKAPEELCFQARSQQLELRFLRQLLQLQSAALQKIQKEAKMLHASDQKALLSRVVEEDRKLLKSLVPRVRGLTKCCAQGLSYGDQVKTAISYWWDQPVQHVLPDVNRGGLTFQQWLQRWKLAANAC encoded by the exons ATGGCGGACAGAAATCTTGTGCAGGAGTTGAAGCGTTGGGCGACAGAGGAGTTCAATCTGCCCCCGGACAGCCTGCCAAATGACAGCTATTTTAAAAC GCTCTGTGTTGGGACGGGGAAGTCAATATGGAAATATGTCATCCAACACGTTTTCCAACAGAG gAACGCGAAGATCATGCGTGGCAATCTTCAGTG GTACAAAGTTCTTCAAGACAAAGAG GTGAAGCAGGCTGAGGACCAGAGTGAGGCTGCTAAGCAGAGAGAGCTACAGAGGAAGATAGAGCAGCTGAGAGCTGAGATCAGTCACCTGGACTCTCAGATCAGTGGAACAGAGGAACAGTTGGCCACACAAG AGCAGTCTATCAGTCGTACCTGGAGCCAGGTGGAGGAAAGCCAGCGCAGAGAGCTGCTTCTCCAGGCCTTCAGGCAGCGCTGCGTCTTGGGCTCCAAGATGTTATCTGACGATACACAAAAGATCAGGGGGCACTGCCAGGCACTGGAACAGATGGCCAG GAAAGCAGAGGTAGAAGTTCTGTTCGATGATAAGTCTTCAAGCAGCAATGATGGTGACAACCTCAACTCCAAAACCACAACAGAGGCGCAGGTCCTG CGTGAAGTGAGAGAGCTGTGTGAAGCCAGGGTCCACTTCTATCAGTCTTTACAAGAGAGTGAACTGAAAACGGCGCAATCTGCAGCCAAACG taTGACTCGTGAGCAGAGGACTGCCATGTTTCACTACTGGTTGAGTGCTGTGGAG AACCTGTTGGGTGATTATCCTCCAAACCATGTCCTCTCAGCATTACAATATTTAGCTTCCAGAGAACAGAAGGAACTAGAGAACAAACTGGCTTCTGTGGATGTGACCCACGACGTGACAGCTCTGCG GTTCCGCTATGAAAGCAATCACCTGCTGGACATGTCAGCAGAAGAGGATAATGAGTTGCCACCGGTTAAGACCCTCTTACAG GCTGCCTGGGAAGAGGTGGAGCAGAGTTTGGTGGAACTGGCTCAGACTCGCTCCAGAGTCCAGCAGCTCAAAAACCAGCTGCTGGCCCGCAAGAAGGAGGCTCAGCAGGAGGTGTCTGGTATTGCAGATGAACTCCATAACGACACCTTGGCACA GTCAGCCCTAGAGCTGGAACTCCAGTGTGTGATGCAGGCAGCAGCCAGAGATCACATCAGAGACCGGTGTATACAGCTGGACCAACATGCCAGAAGCCGACAGGAGGCACTGAGAAACCTCCGCAGCCAGTGGCAGAACATCCTGGACTTCAGGCAGCTAGTG GTTCTCAGGCAGGAGCATATCAGAGGTCTGATTAAGGGGAACTCCACGGCCAAGACAGAGCTGATCCATCTACACAGACAG ttacAGGAATTCATCCAGGGTAAGTTGCTGCCacagtttgaagatgtcaccacTGCAGCAAACGGACTAAGGAACTCTATTTCTAAGGAGGCCAGACAGTTTGGAGTGGTTTCGCTTCTCACTCTGGACCGCAGGACTGTTGAAGG AACTCAAAGGATCCCTGCATTGTGGTTGTCCATCCATCGCTTGCAGTCCTCAACCTTCAGCAGAATGTGTCAGAGCCTGGCTTTCCCACTGTACAAG GCTCCAGAGGAGTTGTGTTTCCAGGCGCGTTCCCAGCAGCTTGAGTTACGTTTTCTCCGTCAGTTACTTCAACTTcagtctgctgctctgcagaaaATACAGAAGGAAGCCAAAATGCTGCATGCATCTGATCAAAAAG CCTTGCTTTCCAGAGTCGTGGAGGAGGATCGGAAGCTTCTAAAGTCTCTCGTCCCAAGAGTCAGAGGCCTCACTAAATGTTGTGCTCAGGGCCTTTCTTATGGGGACCAAGTCAAAACTGCCATCTCTTACTG GTGGGATCAACCAGTCCAGCATGTCCTCCCTGATGTCAATAGAGGAGGACTGACTTTTCAGCAGTGGCTACAAAGATGGAAACTAGCTGCCAACGCCTGTTAA